The Ammospiza nelsoni isolate bAmmNel1 chromosome 27, bAmmNel1.pri, whole genome shotgun sequence DNA segment GTCCCTCATGCCAGAGACACCTGCGCTGCACCACCCCTGTGCAGGTAATGTAGCCTGTGACACGCGTGACACGCGTGACATATGTGACACCTGTGACACGCAGTGCAGCCCATGGGCATGATGCACACCCACTGTCACCTCAGCAGGCACTGGGCCGCCACAGAGGGGACAACAGCCTAGAGCCACCGTCACCCCTCCAGCCACCCCACCATGGCAGCGGCCACGTCTCTAGTCCGGTGACGGTGACACCGAGGGACACGCCAGCGGCTCAgtctctcctcctgcagccgcCCCGGCCTCCATCGCGGCCGTCCCCCGCGTCACACGCAGCCGCACTCCTTGGCCGACAGCTCGTTGACGGTGTAGTAGCGGTTGTAGGCGTCCAGGAAGGAGACGTCGTCGTCGTAGGCCAGCGGCCTGCAGCAGGGCCGCGCGCGGATCTTCTCCTTCCGGATCTTTCTGCGGCTCCTCATGCTCTTGAGGGAGAGGTCGTAGCTGCGCACGGCGGCCTCGCAGGTGCCGCTGCAGTAGCGGAACAGCACGGTCTCGTCCGACTCGTAGCCCAGGCCCAGCTCGCTGACGCTGACCTCGAGCTCGCGCAGCTCGCAGGGTTTGTGGCGGGCGCGGGCGCGCTTGCGGCGGCCGCCGGCGCGGGGGAACAGCGGCAGCTCGTGCCCGCCCGAGTTCACGGCCTGGCGGTAGCGCTCCACCAGCGCCGACAGCAGCTGGCGCATCTCGCCCTCCGTGTAGCTCTCCAGCAAGGCGCTgtctgcaggaggaggggacGCGGTTAGAGGGTGTCCTCGTGGAGGGTGGGCTGGGTCAGGGTGGGAGATCGTCCATGGGTGGGGATCTGGGGTTCCTCCAGGATGGAGGGGCCTTGGGGTGGGTAGATAATGTCAGAGTGGAGATTCCCCGGGGTGGGTGGATAACTTCAAAAAGGAGATTCCCTCAGGATGGAGATTCCCTCAGGATGGAGATTCCCTGGGGCGGGTGGATAACCTCAAAATGGAGATTCCCTCAGGATGGAGATTCCCTGGGGCGGGTGGATAACCTCAAAATGGAGATTCCCTCAGGATGGAGATTCCCTGGGGCGGGTGGATAACCTCAAAATGGAGATTCCCTCAGGATGGAGATTGCCTCAGGATGGAGATTCTCTGGGGCGGGTGGATAACCTCAAAATGGAGATTCCCTCAGGATGGAGATTCCCTCAGGATGGAGATTCCCTGGGGCGGGTGGATAACCTCAAAATGGAGATTCCCTCAGGATGGAGATTCCCCCAGGATGGAGATTCCCTGAGGTGGGTGGATAACCTCAAAATGGAGATTCCCTCAGGATGGAGATTCCCTGGGGCAGGTGGATAACCTCAGGATAGAGGTGCCTTGGGGTGGATGGACATCCCCCAGGATGGAGGTGCCTTGGAGTGGATGGGTAACCTCAGGATGGAGATTCCCTGGGATGGGTGGACATCTCCCAGGATGGAGACTCCCTGGGGTTGGTAAACATCCTCCAGGAAGAAGGTTCCTTGGGGATCATGACTCCCAGGATGGAGGTGCCTTTGAGGTGGGTGGATATCCCCCAGGGTGGAGACTCCTTGGAGTTGGTAAATCCCTCCAGGAAAAAGGTTCCTTGGGGTTCATGACTCCCAGGATTGAGATTCCCATGGTGGGTTAACATCCACCTGGATGGAGGCCACCTGAGATGGGAAATCCTCCACGGCTGAGGATCTCAGGATCCTCCAGGATGGAGGTGCCTTAAGGTGGATGGATGATCCCCAGGATGGAAACTCCCTGAGGTGGGAGGACATCCCCAGAATGAAAATCCCCTGGAGTGGGTCTCCTAAGATGGAGGTCCCTTGGGGCAGGTGGATTTGGGGAGAAGCCCCAGTAAATTTCCTATTTGCACTGTTCCACTGTGGTCTGGGACCCCCAAGAGCCCCTGAGACCCCAGGGTCAGCACCAACACACAaactgtgcccagcactgctggcaacactccatccctctgtgccagccctaAATCCAGGGTTattccagctcagctctgcaggaggcacaggaaaggcagaggaaagcGTGATCTGACAGCTTGTCATCGATTTCCAGATTTCCACCCAAAAAAAAGCAGTTCCTCTGGTTTGGAATCAAAACAAACACGTGGGGATTTCCAGCCCTCAGGGAGCGCTGAGGGGTGAgcagggggagctgctgccGTGCCCTCATCTTCAGCTCCTGTTTGACATTTTCCATTTGTAAAAAATAGCactgaacacaaaaaaaaaaaaaaaaaattaccaaaaaagaACCATTTGGAAGGGAATAAAAGCAGCTTCTTTTCTTTGCAGGAACTGAGCTGTTTGAGTTCCCCTCTGtggagagctgctgtgctcacacCAGTTTTGTGCCCAGTGCCTCCTGCTCGCCCCAAATTCTTGTTTAAACCCTCCTAAAGGGGATGTTGGGATGCAGGAGAGGGCAGGCAGTGACcccagagggatttgggggatctgtggggctgggatggggggaCAGTGACCCCAGACTGGAGGAGCAGCGCTTACACTGGGCCAGCAGAGAGCCGTGGCGTCGCAGCGCCCGTGGGGATCTCCgcagcgaggaggaggaggaggaggaagaagaagaggaagaagaggaatcCCGTGAGGAAGACGGCGAGGAAGGCAAGGGGCTGAGTTCCCGGCTTCCGCTGAACATGTCTCTACAAACTAAAATGGATAACATGGAACTGAGGAGCATCGATGCAATGGCTGCAAACTTCCATACCTTCATCTTAGAGCAAGTCAGAACATTGAAACTCTGCAAAACAGGCAAAACAAACATCCTTAAtgtgtgcccccagcccccagagcccctcacctccctccctccctcacgTCAGGATGGGGGATCCTTCCCCTGGGACCCCCttggctccagctcctcccttccCAACACCAGCACCGTGCTGAgatgggaaactgaggcacgagGGGCCTGGGCTGGGAGAATGGCCATGGAAAAGGTGCCTTGGGGACAAGGTGGCAATGGGGACAAGGTGGCACCAATGGGGACGAGGTGGCACCAGCGGGGATGAGGTGGCACCAATAGGGATGAAGTGGCACCAATAGGGATGAAGTGGCACCAATAGGACCAAGGTGGCAccaatggggacaatggggatgCCACAACCTCCATCacccaggggggctcagccccctttgtcctgctctgggccggagcagggctgtgacactCGATCCCCCCACCTGAGAAAGGGCCTCTGGCTTCTTGCAGCCCCATAAAACTTTAGGAGAGCGGTTCCAGCCTCGCTGCACGTCCCATAAAACAGCAGCCTCCCATTCCGGCAGCCAGCAATCCTGGCCCCCACCCACTCGCCTGTGACCTTTCGAAAGACTCAAATCCCGGCTCCAAAGTGcaaaacaataacaacaaagtTATTCCAGGCTTTGCtgttggtttctttttgctCTAAAAAGCCCCAGACCagccccgtccaacctggccttggacacttccagggatgacGGCGTTTCCACTTGTTTTTCCTGATAAATCAAAATCCAGCAAATGTTTTTGCTCACAAAAAGTGGAGTGTTTGGGGTTCTCTGGTGCCCCTCACTTTTCACACTCTCActtttccccatccctctcATTTTTCAACCCCACTCCCAGTTTTTCCAGCAGACTCTTGGGATTTGTTCCCAATATCCACAGACTCCTTAAAGCTCACAGAGGgagaaaagtgaatttttttttcccctaaatccTCCTTGCTGAAGGGTTGAAAGAAGGAGATGCCAAAACTTTCGGTGCTGATGCTTCAAAGCAGAGGACCCAAAAGACATTATATTCTAAGTGTGCCATAAATTTTCCGTCGATTCATGTTTCCGGGCATTGATTCATTATTTTCCAGAGCCCAGCCTCAAGAATGGATGGAGCCACGGTGTGGCCGAAGGATTTTTGGCAGCACAAAGGGCTTGGAAAGACAGAGGCCTTGATGGGACATCAGAGAGAGCTTCCACCTGCCACACACTGTTTATTTGAGCGCCTTACATGGGAGCCAAGCTGCTTTGAAATCCCGGCTCCTCATGACTCATCCCGCAGGAATTAAACAATTTccatgggcagcagctccagaggctgctcctccagcagcagctccggcTCAACGCCTGGTCCTGCtcacaggatggggctgggctgtcCTGGAGAGGATGAGGGTGGTGGAGAGACAGACTGCTCCCTAGACGGCCTCTGATCTTCCCCAAAACTGTCTCAGATTTTCCCCAAAAACTGCCTCAGACTGTCCTCAAAACTCCTCCAGATTTTCCCCAAAACTCCCTCAGACCATAAGAAAAACACCCTCagattttccccaaaaaacTTCTTCAGATTGTCCTCAAAACTTCTTCAGATTTTACCCCAAAACTTCCTCAGATTGTCCTCAAAACTCCTCCAGATTTTCCCCAAAACTTCCTCAGATTTTACCCCAAAACTTCCTCAGACTGTCCCTAAAACACCTTCAGATTTTCACTCAAAACTTCCTCAGACTGTCCCCAAAATTCCTCCAGATTTTCCCCCAAGCTTCTTCAGATTTTACCCCAAGAACTTCCTCACAGTGTCCCCAAAATTCCTTctgattttcccccaaaatttctTCAGACCATCCCAAAATTGCATCAGACCTCCCCCAAAACTTATCACAAGCTCCCAAAGTACTTTCTTAGGGATTGAACTGGGAGGACTGGAGCCTGCAGCGCCCCTGGATCAAACTGGTCTCAAAGTGCCAAAACTGGCCCCAAAATAAGGAACattgaaaggggaaaaagccccaaaccctgATCGGGGGTGGACCTGTTGGATTTCCCTGCTCTTTTGACAGCAAGTGGGTGCGCAAAGGAGGGgaaatgtccctgtccccatctccatctctgctctcagctcatccctgctcctcctcctcctccccctgcagctctccccagtCCCCCCGAGCAGAGCCAGAGCGCAGTGTGGGACACATGGTTCTGCTTTGCCTCGGTgaaacccagcccagcagctccagagctctgccccagctccccccagagccccccaaagGGCCGACCACaaagcaggcacagccccagccctgggatgcagccctgctgctctggggaggggctgggggaggtgggagcacagggagggaaatGGGGTGGGGGAGAGGGAAATGAGGTGGTGGAGAGGAAAATGGGAGGGTGGAGAGGGAAatgggatgggggagagggaAATAAGGTGGTGGAGAAGGAACTGGAGTGGTGGAGAGGGAAATGGGAGGGTGGAGAGGAAGGGGAGATGGTGGAGAAGgaggtgggatggggagaggaaaatgggacaagggagaggaaaatgggATGGAAAAGAGGGAGATGGGAGGGTGGAGAAGGAGGTGGgatggggaagaggaaaaaggggTGGAGGAGAGGGAAACAGGATAGAGGAGAGGGAGGTgggatggaggagaaggagatggGATGGTGGATAAGGAGTGGGATGGTGGATAAGGAGTGGGATGGAGGATAAGGAGTGGGATGGTGGATAAGGAGTGGGATGGTGGATAAGCAGTGGGATGGAGGAGAAGGTGGGATGGTGGATAAGCAGTGGGATGGTGGATAAGCAGTGGGATGGAGGAGAAGGTGGAATGGTGGTTggtgtggggcagcagcagctccagcactcccagagccccaggctgAGCGGCCAAGCCCTCGCTCGTTCCCACGCTGCCATGACATTTACGTTCGGGCTGAATTACGGCGGGTTTGGTTTACATCTCTccaaacagctgcagagcaACAAACCCAACCTCAACACGGTGGGAATAATAAGGAAGAGCCTCCCCTGCCGAgcctgtgggatggggatggatgggccAGGGCACCCCGTGGTGCCGGGAGTGGTGCCGGGGTGGTGGCCACGCCAAGTCGTGGCTGGAGGAGGAAGCCTGGGGAGCTTCCAGCCAACAGAGCAGCTCTTGCTGTGGCCACATCCACATTCCCACCATTCCATGGAGTCACGGAATCCCAGACTGGTCTGGGTTgtaagggaccttaaagcccattcAGTGGCACCCCTgacacgggcagggacaccttccacaccTTCCTCACCTTCCACACCTTCCACACCTTCCTCACCTTCCACACCTTCCTCACCTTCCTCACCTTCCTCACCTTCCACACCTTCCACACCTTCCTCATCTTCCACACCTTCCTCACCTTCCACACCTTCCACACCTTCCACACCTTCCACACCTTCCTCACCTTCCACACCTTCCTCACCTTCCACACCTTCCTCACCTTCCACACCTTCCTCACCTTCCACACCTTCTACACCTTCCACACTTTCCACTCTCCAAGGCTGTTCCAAGTCCCACCCAACCCAGTTTgaaattttccctcattttggaTTTGGCAGAGCCAAACCAGATCAAAGGAGGAGGCACCAGGACAAGGCAGGGATCTGGGGACACTGCCCCATCCATTTCCACATCCCAGACACCAAAGGGCATCACCTTTGCATGGGACCCCCAGGGCcccccatcccaaattcccaaatcccaacaGTTCCTGTTGGAACAGAACAAATCCTGCCAGAGAGGGGTCTGGAAGCTCTTCCAGTACGGAAAGGAGCGCAGAGGAGGAAAATCCCAACTCGTGCCAGGGCCCAGGGGCACCTTGAGCCATCCCTGCATGGCATCCTGCGCCCGAGCCCAGCCGGTTTGCACGGGGAGAAACCAAATCCCCCGGGATGGAAACCCCGACAAGGAGCACAGCTCCGATGGCCCCAAACCAGAGACCCCGCGGCCACGacccccctgtgtcccccccacccccaggagctgcccccagaCCCATTTTGGGGCTGGATTCGTGCAGGGAATCCCCGGGGCAGGGGTCTCACCGCGTCCCGCGGGGTCCCCGCTCCCTCCATCCGCCCCGGCGCTGGGAGCCGCCGGCCCGCGGGGATGGGTCCATGCCCTGGGAAGCTGCGGAGGAGCCGCCTTTGATTCCTTCCCCGGAGGTCTCGCGTGGGCTTTCATTATTATGTCATTATTTCATGTCATTAATTAGCGGGATCCGCAGAGCGGGGCCGAGCGCGGGGGTTTCCACCCCTGCCCGGACCAGTCTGGGACCGGTTCAGCCCCAGTTCAGCCCCGGttcagcccaggctgggctcggCCCGTCCCTGCAAGGGCAGATAATGATGCTGCACGCCCCGGCTTCCCGCGGCTCCCCCTCCATGCCGCCGCAGGCTGGGAATGCAGCTGCAATATAAATCAGCAGCGAATACAAGCGGGGTTTGATGCAGCGCAGCccctgcagtgtcacccagcccggcccggggacacctgggggtgtctgtgcagggcccgGGGGGACACCTGGCCGGGATGTGCCCCCCGACACCGCCCAGCCCTGACACACATCATCAAACCCCGCACGTTTCGGGGAGATTTGTTCGCTTTGCAGCTAAAAAGCAGCCAAAAATCGTTGTGGGGTGGGTGTGTTCCCAGtttgtgctgctcccagtttgtgTTCCCAGTTTGCGTTCCCAGtttgtgctgctcccagtttgcGTTCCCAGtttgtgctgctcccagtttgtgTTCCCAGTTTGTGCTCCCAGtttgtgctgctcccagtttgtgCTCCCAGTTTGTTCTCCCAGTTTGTGATCCCAGTTTGTGTTCCCAGTTTGTTCTCCCAGTTTGTGTTCCCAGTTTGAGCTCCCAGTTTGTGTTCCCAGTTTGTGATCCCAGTTTGTGTTCCCAGTCTGTGTTGCGGTTTGTGTTCCCATTTTGCACTCCCAGTTTGTGTTCCCAGTTTGCGCTCCCAGtttgtgctgctcccagtttgtgTTCCCATTTTGCACTCCCAGTTcgtgctgctcccagtttgtgctgctcccagtttgaGCTCCCAGTTTCTGTTCCAGTTTATGTTCCCAGTTTGCGCTCCCAGTTTGTGCTGCTCCAGTTCGTGCTCCCAGCCCAGTGTTCCCAGTTTGTGACCCCAGTTTCTGTTCCAgtttgtgctcccagcccagtgtccccattgACCCCTCAAGGTGTCGCAGCCCTGCCAAGGTCACCGCGGCTGCAGCAGAACCCAAACCCCTCCCTAAGCGGATTCCGTCAGGTCTAAGCAGCAGCAAGAGCCGCCCTTCTCGGGAAGAGGTGAGTAATTAGAGATTAATTACTGATAAAACCCTTCAGGGCATTGCCCGAGGGCTGCAgcgggagcagagcccggctCCAGGTGAATAACACCGAAACCGAGCGGGGATGTCTGCAAGAAAACTCCCCGCAGACAGATCCCCTCTGCTGAAGGGCAGAGAAAATCAAATTACATCGCTTGAAATGCCACCAAAACCAGCATGGTTTATGTGGCCACGGAGGAAATCAGGGATAACACCGGCCAAGGGCCCCCCGGCCGCTGCTGGGCGCctttgggtgctgctgtgccaaTCTTTGCACGCCTGGTGCTGCTTCTCCAGCCCGAATTTTCCCTCTCGTGCCAAAACCTGGACTCTAAATGTCAATTATTTTTGGATGCGGAGCGGCgcccccccccctccccggAATTAATAAACCTCCCGATGCCAAAAAGGGGCGGTTTGTCAGAGGAAACTAATTACTGTGGCTTGTTTGAACAATCCCAGTGCCTCGGGAAAGAGGGTTAAAAGCTTAAATTTTGGCAGCGATTCGGAGCCCAGGCCCCAGATGTGCTTTGCTCTGGGCCCGTTTCGACACCGCTGGTATCGGAGAGCTGCCACGGCTGCGCTGGGGgcaaaaatctccttttttccaagaaaggaaaagccCTCGGTGGGATCAGGGAGGGAGGAACAGGCCACAGGCAGGAGGGGTCacctcccacagcacagcttggCTGGTTTGTAGGGTTTCCTCCGCTGTGGATTCCCCACATCCCTTGGGGGGTCACGGTGCCTCAgggtgcctcagtttcccccttGGAAAAACACCTTGAAGGTGTTTATTAATTCCTGATTTTCTCAGGGTTCCATCTGAGAAATATCCAGTTATTGATTCCTGATTTTCCCGGGGTTCCACCTGGGAAATATCCAGGTATTCATTCCTGATTTTCCCGGGGTTCCACCTGGGAAATATCCAGGTATTAATTCCTGATTTTCCCGGGGTTCCACCTGGGAAATATCCAGGTATTAATTCCTGATTTTTCCGGGGTTCCAACACGCAAATGTCCAGGTATTAATTCCTGATTTTCCAGGGTTCCACCTAGGAAATATAGAGGTATTAATTCCTGATTTTCTTGGGGTTCCACCTAGTAAATATCCAGGTATTAATTAATGATTTTCCTGGGGTTCCAACAGGGAAATATCCAGGTATTGATTCCTGATTTTCACAGGGTCCCACCTCTGCCTTTTCCACAGGTGCGCTGTGACATGGTGCGTCCCAATCCCTCCAGCTCCCACCTGACCAATTCCCATTCTCATCCCTGGGGAATCAGACCCGGCACTCCTGCGGGATGCAGGGCTAGGATGGGGGATCCGCATCCATCCCTGTGGGATCCGCATCCATCCCTGTGGGATCCGCATCCATCCCCTCGGGATCCGCATCCATCCCTGTGGGATCCGCATCCATCCCTGTGGGATCCGCATCCATCCCCTCGGGATCCGCATCCATCCCCTCGGGATCCGCATCCATCCCTGTGGGATCCGCATCCATCCCTGTGGGATCCGCATCCATCCCCTCGGGATCCGCATCCATCCCCTCGGGATCCGCATCCATCCCCTCGGGATCCGCACCCATCCCCTCGGGATCCGCATCCATCCCCTCGGGATCCGCATCCATCCCTGTGGGATCCGCATCCATCCCCTCGGGATCCGCATCCATCCCCTCGGGATCCGcacccacagcatccccagcaggcAGCCCCGGCGATGCCGATGCCCAGCCGGGATTTCCCCCCCGTTTTCCCCTCTCTTCTCCCTCATTCCCGGCCGCACAGATTCCCCCCGGCTCCTGCCGGGGATTAGAGCGCTTTGCTGAGGGCACCGAGCCCCGAGCGGGGTTTGCAAATCCAATTTGCGCTAAAGCCTCGCCGCGAGGTTTGGCCCGGGATCCCGTCAGGATTTACTGTCCGACCCCGGCCAACACATTGAAGCActtagagctgctgcagaggaggaattCCGGCCGGGCCGGCAGCGGCAGAGAGCTGCGAACGCGGATTGCAGCCAGGGGCATTGCAGAGCTGCGAGATGCTTGGG contains these protein-coding regions:
- the NRTN gene encoding neurturin, which gives rise to MKVWKFAAIASMLLSSMLSILVCRDMFSGSRELSPLPSSPSSSRDSSSSSSSSSSSSSSLRRSPRALRRHGSLLAQYSALLESYTEGEMRQLLSALVERYRQAVNSGGHELPLFPRAGGRRKRARARHKPCELRELEVSVSELGLGYESDETVLFRYCSGTCEAAVRSYDLSLKSMRSRRKIRKEKIRARPCCRPLAYDDDVSFLDAYNRYYTVNELSAKECGCV